The window GTCCCGGCGACTTCAGGTCCAGCGAGCCGATGGTCGTTGCCGAGCCGGAGACGTTGCTTCCGGCGCCGAGGCCCGGCGCCCCGACCGGATTCTGGAGGACCGGCACTTCGGCCACTTTCGGCCCGGCATAGGCCGGGCCGACGAGCCAGAGCGCGGCCCCGGCCAGCAGGCACGATCGCAAAGACATGATGGCGCGGCGCATCTTCGCTAGTATAACAGGAGACGCTGTATTCTGCTACTGCCGGCCCGCCATCTTGACGGGGGGCGGGTTCCCTGCTGCACTTGTTAGGAATACTCAACAACTGTAAGGTGTGAATAAGAACAGCGTCTCTGAATCGTCAGTGCTTGTCCGCGGAAATCTCTGTCACGGAGACGGAAGGCCGGGGCGCGGAGAAGCTCGCTCGGCGGTTCCTGGAGTGGGCGCAGTCGCGCTTGGCTTGATGCCAGTCGACGTTCCCCCGGCTGATGAGTTCCACTCCGCCTAGCCGCGGCTCTGCCTCGACGTCTCTCTCCTGAAGTGACCCACCCGGTACTGACGCACACTCCGGCGGCGTTTTGGCATTATAGCTCGAATCTCGGCCTTTGCCAGGCCCCCGCGGGGGCCTGGTCGGGGAAGTCGCTTACGATAAGGCCCATTCTGTTTGGAAACCAGCTTATTAGGACTACAATCCTGGGATTGCCTTAGGCCGGGTTGCTTGACTTTCGAGCACAGGTCAGGCTACTCTTGTCCATATGATTAGTATCGGACCTTTTATTCTCGCTTTGCTAGGTGCGGCTGCTCCCGCTCATGCCCGCGACAATGCCGGGATTCGAAGCCTTGAAAAGGCGCTCAAGAATCCGGTTGCGACCTTGGTCGGGAAACTTCACGGCAAGGTCTGCGTCATGGACTTCTCCGATCTTGCGCAGAAAGGCTACACATCGGAGTTCGGGCAAAAGGTCGCGGATTTGCTCTCCAATCATCTCGTCAACAGGAACAGGGGCGGCTACATGGTGATGGAGCGTCGTGAATTGGTCAAGATCACCCATGATTCCATCCTGATGATCGGCGACGATGAGGCGGCGATATCAGACCTGCAGAAGCAGGGCGGCATGGATGTGCTGGTCTCCGGCACCTACAGCGTGGCCGAGCCGGAGGTTTCCATCGACATCAAGGCCGTGGACGCTCACGGCGGCGGCCTGCTCGCTTCGGGAACGGCACGATTCAAGGTGGCCGAAGGCCTTAAGAGCATGCTGTCGCACCGCTTCAGGGAGTTGGGACCCGCCGAGCCGGAGGGGGCGCCTCCCGGCGCTGGAGGCCAGTCGGCGGCAATCCGGGAAACTGCCCCCAAACCGGCTCAGGATGCGACTGATGCGCATCCTGGCGTGGATGTCCTGGAACTGGAAACCGGGGTATTCTACGAGGGCGGAGATGGGAAACTCTACCCCCTGCGTGAGGGGATGGTGCTCAACGCCAAGGACAACTACGCCATCTACCTCAAGCCGCGCCAGCCCTGCTACGTCTATGTCTATCAGGTGGATTCCACAAGGAAGGCCTTCCGGCTCTTCCCCAACCCGGAATACTCCTCCGCATCCGGGCCTCTCGTGGAAGGCAAGGAGTACTGGATTCCGGAGGGGCGCGATTATCTGTATCTTGACGAAACCCGCGGCATCGAGGACCTCTACGTCTTCGCCACGCGCGCGCCAGCCCCGGCGCTCGAGGGCATCAAGGAAGCCAACAACGACTCCATCAAAGGAGTCATCCGCACCATGGGGGTGGCCGGCAGAAGGGGTGGCGAAGCGCCGGTCCGCACACGCGGCGCCCGCGGGGAGTCCATGGATCTTGTCACTCGCAAGCTCGCCGCCCAGGGCGACTTCTTCTACAAGGTCTCCTTCGTCCATCAGTAGCGCCATGACCTGCCTGCTCGCGCTCGTCCTCGCAATGCCGGCGATCGCAGCAGAGCCAGCCGCTGATATCAGCTGTGCCGAGGCGCGTGCTCATGAGCGGGACTATTACGCCGCTCTCCCCGGCATTGTAGGGAAATTTGAAGAGGCCCAGAAGCGCGGCGACCAGAGGGCCCTTATGGCTTTGGGCCGCGAGGCGGGCGACCTTGGATGGCTCCTGCATGATGAGACCAAGTACGCCTATGAAAACTACGGCGCGGCTCGTCTGGCGGCTCACGCGCTGGGAGATCGTAGGACCGAAGCCGACGTGGTGGGCAACATGGCCCGGATCGAGGTCCTGCGGGGCAACTTCGAAGCGGCTGCGCAACTCTACGAAGATTCCGCGGCTTTCGCATCCGATGCCATGGGCCGCGCGCGCTTCCTGCGATCCGGCGCCGACCTGAAGAAAGCCGCCGATCGCATGCGTGAGGGCGATTATCGTGGCGTCATCGCTGCGCTCATGCCGAGCCTGGACGAGGCCCGGCGGAACGGCGCCCATAGGGACATCCAGGTCTATAGCCGCAAGATCGGGGAGGTCTACTGGCTGCTGCTCGACGACCCGGCGAAGGCCTATGAGCTTTACACGGAGGCGCGCGGCGCGGCTCACGCCTGCGGCGGCGGTAGGACCGAGGCCGAGATCATACGCAACCTCGCGTTGCTGTCGGTCTTCTTTGGCCGATATGCCAAGGCCGCGCGGCTCTATGAGGATGCCACAGCCCCTCTGGTTCTGGATGCCTGGGGCCACCGCACCATCATGGACATGCCGGGCCAGCGTTACCAGAGGTTGAGCGGGATGCTCAGGCAACGCCTTAGCGCAACGGCGGGTGAGAGCCGCGGTCCGCGGCACGGCGCCGCCCTCAACGACGAGGCGAAGGCTGCCCTCAAGACGGCCGAGGAGCGCATGCGCACGCAGGACTTTCGCGGCGCGGTGGCCGTCCTGGTGCCAGCCCTGGAGGACGCCCGGAAGACCCGCGACCGGGCGAGCGTGGAGATTCTCTCCCGCAGAATCGGCGACCTGTATTGGGAGCCGGTACCCGAAAAGGCTCTTGAGTTCTATGACGAGGCCGGCGCCGCAGCTCACGCACTCGGTGACCGCAAGACCGCACTTGAGATCGCAGACAAACTAGCCGCACGCGCCATCGGCCACTTGGGCGAGCCAGCTGGGGCCGAACTCTACGAAGAGGCGGCCGCGATAGCGCCTGACGAGGCCGCCCGTAAACGGTATGTGCGATTGAGCGCGACTCTCAAGATCCTACGAAACCTCGTGGACTACACGCGCTATCGCGATATCGTCGGCATCCTGATGCCGGCCATTCAGGAGGCGCGGAGGACCGGCGATTTTAAGAGCCTGCAGGTCCTCTGCGCATTCGTCGCTCCTATCCGCTGGCATTATCTGGGGGATGCCGCTGCAGCCTACAATCTCCTCATCGAGGCGCGGACGGCCGCCCATGCTTTGGGCGACCGTAATGCCGAGGCCGCTGCGACCCACAACCTCGCCTATTTCGCCGGCTGGTCTGGGGATATGGCAAGGTCCAGGGAACTCGCTGAAGAGGCTGCTACCCTGACGCTCGACGAGGCGGCGCGCAAGCAGTATGAGCAGACCGGCGCTCTAGCCATGCAGTGGCTTGACCAGGCCGAGGGAGACGAATCCGAGCTGGCAGCTAAGGCCTATCCTTTCGGCCTGCCGTTGGATTCCTCCTTGGCGAATGAACTGCTCAGGCAAGGCGACACCAAGACCGCCCGCTCCATTTTCGAACGCATGGGGGTCCAATTGCCTTCCTCACGCGCCCGGGCCAGGGAACGGGAGGGAGACTATAAGCAGGCTTCTCTCTTGTATCGGCAGGATTGGGAAGCAATGGAGCGCAGGCGTGCCGGCCCCGATGAGCGCGGCAAAGAAGCCTATGTGTCCTGGACCACGTGGGGCCTCGAGGCCATCGAAGGTCTGGTGCGCGTCTCCAGTGATGAAGATGCTTTCTATTACGCGGAGACCGCCCGTGCGCGCATACTGACCAAGTCTCTGGGAGAGAGACGGAGTGCGGAGGTGGCGCCATTGGCGCCTGAGTCGTCCAAGCGCGAAACGGCACTCCAGGCCCGTCAGGCAGAATATGAGCGCCGACGCGATTCCGCCAGAGAATTGAGCCGCGGCCGCATAGACGTGGACCGTTTCGCCGGTGCGGCCGATCGAAGCCTGGACCGGGACCGCGAGGAGTTCCTGACGGAACTGCGCCGGACCCGCCCTGACTACGCGGCGGCACACTACCCCGAGCCTCTGCACGCCGCAGACATCCCCCTTCGGCAGGATGAAGTCCTCCTTGAATACGCCGTCACCGAGCCGTCCACAAAGGTCTTCGTGGTCAAGGGCGGCAAGGTCGCGGCTGCGAGGACGATCCCGATCAGTCGACGTGAGTTGGTGCGGCTCGTGCGCAGGTTCCGGGCCTTCTTTGACGGCGTCGAGCGTTCCCGGGATCTGGCGCGATTCGACGCTTCGGTGGGTCTGCGCTTGGCCGATCTGCTGCTGCGTCCGGTGCTCGGTCATATTCCGCCGGGCTCGAAGGTCGTGATCTCGCCGGACGGCGTGCTGGATCTCCTGCCGTTCGAGGCCTTGGTCCTTTCCACATCCGGTCCTGTCCAGATGCCGGCGGGCCGCTACGGCCCTGCTCCGGCGGGAGTGCGCTACGCGGGCGACGACTACGACATCGCCTATACCCCTTCGGGCACGGCGCTGGCCTCGCAGCGTCTATTGCGACGCCGCACCCGCAGCCCTGAGGAGATATTCGTGGTCGCGGACCCCATCTTCGGACCATCCGACCCGCGCTGGCGCGGCGGCATCCCGAGATCCGCTTTCCAAGCCGAGGTCCAAAGCTCCGTACTCAAGAGCATGGGGCTCGGCGGCAAGCGGAGCGGCCTGTCGGGAACGAAGACCACGGCCTCGGAGGCGGGGTTCCCTCGGCTGGATAAGACCTCCCTGCTGGCCGAGTCGCTGCGGAATGATATCTTCGGGCAGAAGAGCACTCTCGTACTGCAAGGGCCGGAAGCTACCGAGGCGCGCGTAAAGACCGCTGATCTGTCCCGCTACCGCTACCTGGTCTTCGCCACTCATGGCATACTCGACGGGGACGTGCCGTATCTGAAGGAGCCGGCCCTGGTGCTTGGGCAGATGGATGCCGGAGGGGAGGACGGCTTCTTGACCATGGGTGAAGTGGCGCAGCTCAAGCTCAATGCGGACCTTGTCGCGCTGACCGCCTGCCAGACCGGCGTCGGACGTCCCATACCAGGGGAAGGGACCCTTGGCTTGGTGAGGGCTTTCCAACTGGCTGGGGCGGACTCGGTGCTGGTCAGCCTCTGGGGTGTGGCCGAGGATTCCACCACCGATCTGGCGCGCGTCTTCTTCGCCGGCCTGAAGCAGGGCCTGCCTCCTCGGACGGCCCTCCGGAAGGCTCGGGCCGAGGTCCGCAGGCAGGGATACGAGCACCCCTTCTATTGGGCGCCGTTCATCTTGGTGACGGACTGAGCAACGTCCGCGCCCCGGCTCCTTCCAAGCTTCAGCGGGCGGGTCGGAATCCTACGAAACGCTCGCCTCGTCCCGGGGCATTATAGAGGCGATAAGTCGTTCGCACGCTGTCCGGGATGTTCATCCAAGAACCGCCGCGCATCACGCGGAATTGGCCCGCTGGCTTCTCCCATGCCGTGCCGTCTGAAGGCGCGCCGTGGTAGGAATAGTGATACCAGTCCTGGACCCATTCCCAGGCATTGCCCGACATGTCGCAAAGTCCCTGCCGGGTGTTCCCCGCCCGTCTAGAGCAGACAGTCGCTGTGGCGGATCCGCAGCCGGAGATGACGGCCCTCTTGCAGGTCGCTTCCTCTGTGCCCCACGGATACCGCCACTCCTGTCCTGCGCTGCGAGCTGCATACTCCCACTCGGCCTCGCTCGGGAGTCTGCCGCCGACCCACCTGGAGAAGGCCTCTGCCTGGTCCCAGGTAAGGCCGACCGCCGGCTGGTCCTCTCCCGCAAGCTCGTCCTCGTAACGGGGGAGCGGCGTGCAGGCGCCGGCCGCGAGGCATATCTCGTACTGCATGTTCGTCACCAGGGTCTTGGCCAAGTTAAAAGGCTTGATCGTGACGCGATGCGCCGGCCCCGCTTCAGCGTCGCCGGAGCCCATGATGAAGCTCCCACCTGGCATCGTGACCCATTCCACGCCCGCCGTCGCAGGGGGCAGGTGCGGCGCCAACCCCTTGGCCATCTCCTGTCCCAGGGGGAACCACCTCCAGTAGGCCTTCAGGAACTGCACGGACCAGGCGACCTTGCGGGCCTCGGGAACCTGGCCCAGTGTCAAGAGGTGTCTGAGCTTATCCCAGTCCTTCTCCCTCATGGCCCACGCAGCAGCGACAACCTCCCGCTCGGCGACGGAGCGGTCCCAATCCTGGGCCCGCTTGATGGCCAGATTTGCGAGCTTCGGCACGTCCCTGGCCAACTGTCGCCAGCTTGCGGCATGGGTCTCCTCTGTAGAACTTTCCTGTTCGCGCCCGATTGCCGCGTAATAGCTCTTCAGATCGTGTTCGTTCAGGTCTCGGATATCGCGGACCGCATCAGCCCAGTCAGGCGGCCCCGGTGTCACTCGCGACGGCGGTTTGGGGAGCGGGAGAACGGACACCTTGAAAGCGTCTTCTTGGATTGCGTGTCCTGGATCGGTTCGCTGAATCTCAGCCATTCCGGATGTGGCCAGGAAGATGATTCCTGAAATTGTCAATAACTTTGTCATCGTGCAGGCCAGTCGACGTTCCCCCGGCTGATGAGTCCCACTCCGCCTAGCCACGGATCTGACTCGACGTCTCTCTCCTGAAGTGACCCACCCGATCCTGACGCACATCCCGGCAGTCGACGTTCCTCCGGCTGATGAATTCCACTCCGCCTAGCCACGGCTCTGCCTCGACGCTGCCAGCCTGACGAATCCCACCCGATTCTGACGCTCACTCCGGCGGCGTTTTTGTATTATAACCGAATCCAGGCCCCCTCGGGGGCCTGGATTGGATGATCGCTTACGATAAGGCCCAGCGAGTTTATCGGGACTACAATCCTCTGGATCGTCAGTGCTTGTCCGCGGAGATCTCTGCGGCGGACGCGCTTCTGGGCTACTACGGCGGCGTCCGATCGACCGGAGACTCCCATCATGACGTCGCCGGACTTTTGCAGCAGGACTACAATCTGATTCCGAGCTAGGGGACATTGGCGGCGTTGATGGATGTGATGGACCCTTTGGCCAGGCCGCGCAGCGTCGGGTCCTTGTCCTCCGACAGCCGTTCCAGCGCCTGCAGGGCTTTCTTGCTGCCGAGCTTGCCCAGCGAGATGACGGCGCAGTTGCGCACGAATCGATTCTCGTCGCCGAGCGCGGCCTTGATTAGCGGGTCCAGCCCGGCGGGGCTCTTCATGCGGCCCAACGACAGAGCGGCCTGTTTGCGCATCCTCGGCTCAGGGTCGCTGCCCAGCACCCGGATCATCAGTCTCGCCGCAGCCGGGTTCGCCACCCACGCCATGAGAAGGCCCGGCCCCTTGTCCTGATTGAGATCGTCGCGGGCGGCGGCTTCTATGATGCGGCTCACCGCGCCAGGCTTCACCTCGGCAAGGCATTTGTTCATGACCGGCGAGGTGTCCAGCACCCATGCCAACTCCTTGCCCAGAGTGAGCATGGCGGCCATGCGCTTGTCGTCGGACGTGCTGTGGAGATCGGCGCAGGCTTTGGCCACGACGGCCGCAGGAGTCTTGCCGGTCTCCGCCTCGGCAGACACGGTCTGCGTCAGCGCGGACGCGCAGATCCAACACGCAAGAAAGACGGTAGCCCGGTTCATGGTCCCTCCTCTCCCTGCAGGCCGGTAGATGTTCCTCCGGCTGATGATTTCCACCTTATCAAGACAATCTGAGCGAGTAGCTGGTGCTTCTTCCCCCCGCGCTATCTTTGACGAGAATCCCCTTCTCGATGAGACCGATGATGTCTCGTTGCGCCGTGTCCTGGGAGCACTTGGCGAGGGTCGCCCACTTCGTCGAGGTCAGCTTGCCTTCAAATCCGTCGAGCAGCTTGTTGAGCATCAAGCGCTGGCGGTCATTGAGCGATAGGCCGGCATGTGTCTTCCAGAAGCCGTCCTTCTGGAAGACCGTCGCCAGGGAATTCTCCGTGCCCTCGATGGCCCGGTCAAGACAGCCGAGGAACCATCGCATCCACTCCGTGATATCGAGCGGACCTTTCTGCGTCTTCTCCAGGATGTCGTAGTACGCCTTGCGCTCTTTGACGATCTGCGCCGACATGCTGTAGAAGCGCTGGGACGTCTTCTCCGACCGCGTCAGCGCCCAATCCGCGATGGCGCGCGCGATGCGGCCGTTGCCGTCGTCGAATGGATGGATGGTGACGAACCAAAGATGAGCGACCGCGGCCTTCAGGACCAGGTCCAGCTCGTCGGCGCGGTTCGCCCAATCCAAGAAGGCCGTCATCTCAGCCGGTATGCGCTCAGCCGGGGGAGCCTCATAATGGACGCGCTCTCTGCCCAGCGGCCCCGAGACGACTTGCATCGGTCCCTGGGCATCATCACGCCAGGCGCCGACCTTGATCTTGCAGGCTCGGTCCTCCTGAGCGGGAAAGAGCGACTTGTGCCAGCCCAGCATGCGGTCAACGGTCAGCGGCTCGGCATAGTTCTGAGTCGCTTCAAGCGTCATGGCGACCACGCCATCGACATGGCGGTCCGCGGGGACCAAGCCGGCGATGTCCAGGCCCAGTCGCCGCGCTATCGAGGACCTGACTTGGTCGGCATCGAGGATCTCCCCTTCGATCTCGCTGGACTTAAGGACATCCAGCGTGAAGGTCTGCAGCAAGGCCTCGTCTCTTTGCGGGAACCCGAGGCTCTCCATCCTGCCCAGGAGGCGCCCTTGCCGATGGCGCACCGATGCTAGTTGCCCGGCAAGGGTTTCCCTATCCCAGTCGAACTTCGGCCAACTCTGGCGTTGATGTATGTATGTTGCCATTCTCCGCACCTTATGCGTATATTATAACAGGCATTATCACCACTGTCAATATACGCATATAATGCGGAGATTAACCATATTAATCTCCGCGCAATATATGCCAGCA of the Elusimicrobiota bacterium genome contains:
- a CDS encoding FlgO family outer membrane protein, whose translation is MVGKLHGKVCVMDFSDLAQKGYTSEFGQKVADLLSNHLVNRNRGGYMVMERRELVKITHDSILMIGDDEAAISDLQKQGGMDVLVSGTYSVAEPEVSIDIKAVDAHGGGLLASGTARFKVAEGLKSMLSHRFRELGPAEPEGAPPGAGGQSAAIRETAPKPAQDATDAHPGVDVLELETGVFYEGGDGKLYPLREGMVLNAKDNYAIYLKPRQPCYVYVYQVDSTRKAFRLFPNPEYSSASGPLVEGKEYWIPEGRDYLYLDETRGIEDLYVFATRAPAPALEGIKEANNDSIKGVIRTMGVAGRRGGEAPVRTRGARGESMDLVTRKLAAQGDFFYKVSFVHQ
- a CDS encoding formylglycine-generating enzyme family protein, with the translated sequence MPKLANLAIKRAQDWDRSVAEREVVAAAWAMREKDWDKLRHLLTLGQVPEARKVAWSVQFLKAYWRWFPLGQEMAKGLAPHLPPATAGVEWVTMPGGSFIMGSGDAEAGPAHRVTIKPFNLAKTLVTNMQYEICLAAGACTPLPRYEDELAGEDQPAVGLTWDQAEAFSRWVGGRLPSEAEWEYAARSAGQEWRYPWGTEEATCKRAVISGCGSATATVCSRRAGNTRQGLCDMSGNAWEWVQDWYHYSYHGAPSDGTAWEKPAGQFRVMRGGSWMNIPDSVRTTYRLYNAPGRGERFVGFRPAR
- a CDS encoding CHAT domain-containing protein, whose protein sequence is MTCLLALVLAMPAIAAEPAADISCAEARAHERDYYAALPGIVGKFEEAQKRGDQRALMALGREAGDLGWLLHDETKYAYENYGAARLAAHALGDRRTEADVVGNMARIEVLRGNFEAAAQLYEDSAAFASDAMGRARFLRSGADLKKAADRMREGDYRGVIAALMPSLDEARRNGAHRDIQVYSRKIGEVYWLLLDDPAKAYELYTEARGAAHACGGGRTEAEIIRNLALLSVFFGRYAKAARLYEDATAPLVLDAWGHRTIMDMPGQRYQRLSGMLRQRLSATAGESRGPRHGAALNDEAKAALKTAEERMRTQDFRGAVAVLVPALEDARKTRDRASVEILSRRIGDLYWEPVPEKALEFYDEAGAAAHALGDRKTALEIADKLAARAIGHLGEPAGAELYEEAAAIAPDEAARKRYVRLSATLKILRNLVDYTRYRDIVGILMPAIQEARRTGDFKSLQVLCAFVAPIRWHYLGDAAAAYNLLIEARTAAHALGDRNAEAAATHNLAYFAGWSGDMARSRELAEEAATLTLDEAARKQYEQTGALAMQWLDQAEGDESELAAKAYPFGLPLDSSLANELLRQGDTKTARSIFERMGVQLPSSRARAREREGDYKQASLLYRQDWEAMERRRAGPDERGKEAYVSWTTWGLEAIEGLVRVSSDEDAFYYAETARARILTKSLGERRSAEVAPLAPESSKRETALQARQAEYERRRDSARELSRGRIDVDRFAGAADRSLDRDREEFLTELRRTRPDYAAAHYPEPLHAADIPLRQDEVLLEYAVTEPSTKVFVVKGGKVAAARTIPISRRELVRLVRRFRAFFDGVERSRDLARFDASVGLRLADLLLRPVLGHIPPGSKVVISPDGVLDLLPFEALVLSTSGPVQMPAGRYGPAPAGVRYAGDDYDIAYTPSGTALASQRLLRRRTRSPEEIFVVADPIFGPSDPRWRGGIPRSAFQAEVQSSVLKSMGLGGKRSGLSGTKTTASEAGFPRLDKTSLLAESLRNDIFGQKSTLVLQGPEATEARVKTADLSRYRYLVFATHGILDGDVPYLKEPALVLGQMDAGGEDGFLTMGEVAQLKLNADLVALTACQTGVGRPIPGEGTLGLVRAFQLAGADSVLVSLWGVAEDSTTDLARVFFAGLKQGLPPRTALRKARAEVRRQGYEHPFYWAPFILVTD
- a CDS encoding HEAT repeat domain-containing protein; translation: MNRATVFLACWICASALTQTVSAEAETGKTPAAVVAKACADLHSTSDDKRMAAMLTLGKELAWVLDTSPVMNKCLAEVKPGAVSRIIEAAARDDLNQDKGPGLLMAWVANPAAARLMIRVLGSDPEPRMRKQAALSLGRMKSPAGLDPLIKAALGDENRFVRNCAVISLGKLGSKKALQALERLSEDKDPTLRGLAKGSITSINAANVP
- a CDS encoding Fic family protein, which translates into the protein MATYIHQRQSWPKFDWDRETLAGQLASVRHRQGRLLGRMESLGFPQRDEALLQTFTLDVLKSSEIEGEILDADQVRSSIARRLGLDIAGLVPADRHVDGVVAMTLEATQNYAEPLTVDRMLGWHKSLFPAQEDRACKIKVGAWRDDAQGPMQVVSGPLGRERVHYEAPPAERIPAEMTAFLDWANRADELDLVLKAAVAHLWFVTIHPFDDGNGRIARAIADWALTRSEKTSQRFYSMSAQIVKERKAYYDILEKTQKGPLDITEWMRWFLGCLDRAIEGTENSLATVFQKDGFWKTHAGLSLNDRQRLMLNKLLDGFEGKLTSTKWATLAKCSQDTAQRDIIGLIEKGILVKDSAGGRSTSYSLRLS